One window of the Candidatus Polarisedimenticolia bacterium genome contains the following:
- a CDS encoding VOC family protein → MSLKQRITPCLWFDDQAEEAAKFYTGIFKNSKITTISRYGEAGQEIHRRPPGSVMTVAFELDGQEFTALNGGPVFRFNEAVSLQVHCKTQDEVDYYWERLSQGGDEKAQQCGWLKDKFGLSWQVVPTVLVEMLTDSNAEKSQRAMKAMLQMKKLDLDKLKRAYAG, encoded by the coding sequence ATGAGTCTCAAGCAGAGGATCACTCCGTGTCTGTGGTTCGACGATCAGGCCGAAGAGGCGGCGAAGTTCTACACGGGCATCTTCAAGAATTCGAAGATCACGACGATAAGCCGCTACGGGGAGGCGGGGCAAGAAATCCACCGGCGGCCGCCGGGTTCCGTGATGACGGTGGCGTTCGAGCTCGACGGGCAGGAATTCACGGCGCTCAACGGCGGACCGGTGTTCAGGTTCAACGAAGCGGTCTCGCTCCAAGTCCATTGCAAGACGCAGGACGAAGTGGATTACTATTGGGAAAGGCTCTCTCAGGGTGGAGACGAAAAGGCGCAGCAGTGCGGCTGGCTGAAGGACAAGTTCGGCCTCTCCTGGCAGGTCGTCCCGACCGTCCTGGTCGAGATGCTGACCGACTCCAACGCGGAGAAATCCCAAAGGGCCATGAAGGCGATGCTTCAAATGAAGAAGCTCGACCTCGACAAGCTCAAGCGGGCCTATGCCGGATAG